In Fusarium oxysporum f. sp. lycopersici 4287 chromosome 6, whole genome shotgun sequence, a single window of DNA contains:
- a CDS encoding alcohol dehydrogenase (At least one base has a quality score < 10), whose protein sequence is MACSYIRPSDHRYLSTMKALVYRAVNAVSLQDRPIPTLSSPTDAIIKVTKTTICGTDLHIRKGDVATCQPGRVLGHEGVGIVHSTGSFVTRFKKGDRVLISCISSCATCEYCRKGMYSHCISGGWILGNTIDGTQAEFVRVPFADSSLYAIPPGADEAALVMLSDIFPTGLECGVLNGKVQPGGIVAIVGSGPIGLAALVTAQMYSPSKIIIVDMDAKRLEVAKHLGATKIIDSSKENPVASVMAATDGKGCDSVVEAVGIPATFELCQELLAPGGTLANVGVHGTKADLHLQKLWDRNIFSWVRQVEAKPTHHASDMEKAYETFGKAAQHGALKVVIDVD, encoded by the exons ATGGCCTGTT CATACATCAGGCCATCAGACCACCG ATACTTATCTACGATGAAGGCTCTCGTCTACAGGGCAGTCAATGCGGTATCCCTCCAGGATCGGCCTATTCCCACCCTTTCATCTCCAACTGATGCCATCATAAAGGTCACAAAGACAACTATTTGTGGTACAGACCTGCACATCCGAAAGGGCGATGTGGCTACCTGCCAGCCCGGCCGCGTCTTAGGTCACGAAGGCGTTGGTATTGTGCACTCCACAGGATCCTTTGTCACGCGGTTCAAGAAAGGTGATCGTGTGCTAATCTCGTGTATCTCGAGCTGCGCAACTTGCGAGTACTGTCGTAAAGGCATGTACAGCCACTGCATATCGGGAGGCTGGATCCTCGGAAACACCATAGATGGCACGCAAGCTGAGTTTGTCCGCGTTCCATTCGCTGACTCAAGCCTTTATGCCATCCCCCCGGGTGCTGATGAGGCTGCCTTGGTCATGCTGAGTGACATATTCCCCACAGGACTAGAATGTGGCGTGTTGAATGGCAAGGTACAGCCAGGAGGCATCGTTGCCATCGTGGGATCTGGTCCTATAGGTTTGGCGGCTTTGGTCACGGCCCAGATGTACTCACCGTCCAAAATTATCATTGTCGACATGGACGCCAAGAGGCTAGAAGTTGCGAAGCACCTGGGCGCCACCAAGATAATTGACAGTTCCAAAGAGAACCCAGTTGCTAGTGTTATGGCTGCAACAGACGGCAAGGGATGCGAttctgttgttgaggctgtGGGAATCCCAGCAACATTCGAGCTATGTCAAGAGTTACTGGCACCCGGCGGCACCTTAGCCAACGTCGGGGTTCACGGTACAAAAGCGGATCTTCACCTACAGAAGCTCTGGGATAGAAATATCT TTAGTTGGGTCAGGCAAGTTGAAGCCAAGCCTACTCATCACGCATC TGACATGGAGAAGGCTTATGAAACGTTTGGAAAGGCGGCTCAGCATGGGGCCTTGAAGGTAGTTATTGACGTGGACTGA